The nucleotide window AGGATTTGCTGTGTATAAATATTACGGAATCGCAATAATTGCAGTCATTTTGGATCAATGGACAAAGTGGCTCATTGTTAAAAATATGGAATTAGGGGAACGCATCAGTGTATGGGATCCTTGGTTTGGCATCTTATCGCATCGTAACCGTGGTGCGGCATGGGGCATGCTGGAAGGACAAATGTGGTTGTTCTCACTCGTAACAGTTGCTGTCATTATCGCAATTATTTATTTTAATCATACAGAAGCAAAGGGTAAGCCACTATTTCATGTAAGCTTAATGCTATTATTAGGTGGTGCGGTCGGTAACTTTATTGACCGTTTATTCCGAGGAGAAGTAGTTGATTTTGTCGATGTTTTTATACCGGTAATCAATTATCATTTCCCAATCTTCAATATCGCAGACGCAGCTTTAACAATTGCTGTTGTAATGCTTTTCATTACGATCATACTAGAAGAAAAAAAGGATAAGAAAAAGGTGAAATAATGACAGTAGTCACATTAACAATAGAAGAATTTGCAGGAGAACGTATCGATAAGGCACTTTCACAAATGGAAGAATCTTGGTCACGTTCGCAAATTAGTAACTGGCTGGAGGCAGAACGTATTTTAGTGAACGGTGCAACCGTAAAACCAAAATATAAAGTGAAGCAAGGGGACGTTATTGAAGTAACGATTCCGGAAGTAGAAGATTTGGAAATCGTTCCAGAAGATTTAAATTTAGAAATCGTTTATGAAGATGCAGACGTATTAGTTGTGAATAAACCGCGTGGAATGGTAGTTCACCCGGCACCAGGCCATACGTCAGG belongs to Solibacillus sp. FSL W7-1436 and includes:
- the lspA gene encoding signal peptidase II; the protein is MYKYYGIAIIAVILDQWTKWLIVKNMELGERISVWDPWFGILSHRNRGAAWGMLEGQMWLFSLVTVAVIIAIIYFNHTEAKGKPLFHVSLMLLLGGAVGNFIDRLFRGEVVDFVDVFIPVINYHFPIFNIADAALTIAVVMLFITIILEEKKDKKKVK